A part of Aegilops tauschii subsp. strangulata cultivar AL8/78 chromosome 2, Aet v6.0, whole genome shotgun sequence genomic DNA contains:
- the LOC109731481 gene encoding uncharacterized protein yields MAQPRGGAAAVRLPAMNALEILRETVRVLRADPHAFTYVLFLLLCPASGFLLLSAASLEGAVVLPLARRLLVAAASSGVPVTHFVKQLAHHLAATLVAAVVSFPALLTLLLAARAAVAYTVAAVYAGKPLPAADLFLLARRAWPRLAATYGLSCAAVAACLATFLGLLVTVCSTLKSMLYPPDIVVCAGLLTVLAFSIVYAHTIIVCSLGGVIAVLEDVAGVNALRRSVQLMRGQTHVGLLIFLVSTIGLAFVEGLFEHRVKTLSYGDGSSRLWEGPLLILMYSFVMLIDSMMSAVFYFTCRSSSLAILDEEGGSVEEIEMMMDDKSDAVR; encoded by the coding sequence ATGGCGCAGCCGCGGGGCGGGGCCGCGGCGGTGCGGCTGCCGGCGATGAACGCGCTGGAGATCCTGCGGGAGACGGTGCGCGTGCTGCGCGCCGACCCGCACGCCTTCACCTACGTGCTCTTCCTCCTGCTCTGCCCGGCCTCCGGCTTCCTCCTCCTGTCCGCCGCCTCGCTCGAGGGCGCCGTCGTGCTGCCGCTCgcgcgccgcctcctcgtcgccgcGGCGTCCTCGGGGGTCCCCGTCACGCATTTCGTCAAGCAGCTCGCGCACCACCTCGCCGCCACgctcgtcgccgccgtcgtctccTTCCCGGCGCTCCTCACGCTCCtcctcgccgcccgcgccgccgtcgcGTACACCGTGGCGGCCGTGTACGCCGGCAAGCCCCTCCCGGCCGCCgacctcttcctcctcgcgcGCCGCGCGTGGCCGCGCCTCGCCGCCACCTACGGCCTCTCgtgcgccgccgtcgccgcctgcCTCGCCACCTTCCTCGGCCTCCTCGTCACCGTCTGCTCCACGCTCAAGTCCATGCTCTACCCGCCGGACATTGTCGTCTGCGCCGGCCTCCTCACGGTCCTTGCCTTCTCCATCGTGTACGCGCACACCATCATAGTGTGCAGCCTCGGCGGAGTCATCGCCGTTCTTGAGGACGTGGCCGGGGTCAATGCGCTGCGCCGGTCGGTGCAGCTGATGCGCGGCCAAACCCATGTCGGCCTGCTCATCTTTCTTGTATCCACCATTGGTCTGGCCTTCGTCGAGGGGCTGTTTGAGCACAGGGTGAAGACCTTGAGTTATGGGGATGGCTCATCTCGGCTCTGGGAGGGGCCATTGCTGATCCTCATGTACTCTTTCGTGATGCTGATAGATTCGATGATGAGTGCGGTGTTCTACTTCACTTGCCGGTCATCGAGCTTGGCAATTCTGGATGAGGAGGGCGGCTCAGTCGAGGAGATTGAGATGATGATGGATGACAAGTCAGATGCAGTGAGGTGA